The nucleotide sequence CATGGCAGTGCGGCCCGGTTTCTCGGCATGACGGTGCGGCCCCGGTTTCGCGGCATAACGGTGCAGCCCCGCCCACGGGGTGTGGACGGGGCCGCGTCACGGGCGCGTGGGGGCTGCTACAGGGCTACTCCGGCTCGGCCGCGGCGGTCTCGCGGACCGGCTCGACCAGCACCGTGACAATGCGGTTGCGGCGGCCCGCCGGGGACTCGGCGGTCAGCCGCAGCGCCTTGAGCGCGGGGTCGATGCCGCCCTCGGGGACGTCGACCTCGGCCGTGGCGCCCGCGATCGGCACCCGGCCCAGCGCCTTGGCGAGCAGCCCGCCCACCGTCTCGACGTCCTCGTCCTCCAGGTCGGTGCCGTACAGCTCGCCCAGGTCGCCGAGGGCGAGCCGGGCGGTCACCCGGTGGGCGCCGTCGCCGAGGTCCTCGATGGGCGGCAGCTCGCGGTCGTACTCATCGGTGATCTCGCCGACGATCTCCTCGAGGATGTCCTCGATGGTGACGATGCCGGCCGTGCCGCCGTACTCGTCGATCACGACGGCGACATGGTTGCGCTCCTGCTGCATCTCGCGCAGCAGATCGCCCGCGTTCTTGGTGTCCGGGACGAAGGTGGCGGGCCGCATCGCGGTGGAGACCAGCTCGGCCTCGGCCTCGCGGTTGATATGCGTCTTACGGACAAGATCCTTGAGGTAGACGACCCCGACGATGTCGTCCTCGTTCTCCCCGGTGACCGGGATCCGGGAGAAGCCGGAGCGCAGCGCCAGGGTGAGGGCCTGCCGGATGGTCTTGAAGCGCTCGATGACCACGAGGTCGGTGCGCGGCACCATCACCTCGCGCACCAGGGTGTCGCCGAGCTCGAAGACGGAGTGGACCATGCGCCGCTCCTCGTCCTCGATCAGCGACTCCTGCTCGGCGAGGTCCACCAGGGCGCGCAGCTCGGCCTCGGAGGCGAACGGGCCCTTACGGAAGCCCTTGCCGGGCGTGAGCGCGTTACCGAGGAGGATCAGCAGCGGCGGGATGGGGCCCATGACCCGGGCCAGCGGGATCAGCACATAGGCGGCGACGGTCGCGGTGTTGAGCGGATGCTGGGCGCCGATGGTGCGCGGGGAGACGCCGACGGCCACATACGACACCAGGACCATCACGCCGATCGCGACGGTCAGGGCCTTCCAGGTCTCGTCGAACTCGCGCAGACTCGCGAACGTGACGACCGCGCCCGCCGCGACCTCGCAGGCGACCCTGACCAGCAGCGCCACATTGAGATAGCGGGTGGGGTCCTCGGCGACGAGCATCAGCTTGGCGCTGCCGCGCCGCCCGGAGCGCACGGCCTCCTCGGCCCGGAACCGGGTGGTGCGGGCGAGACCGGCCTCCGCGCAGGCCGCCAGCCAGGCCACCACGACCAGCAGGACGGTCGCGGTGACGAGTTGGGCGCTCATCGGACGGTGGGGGCCGGCGAGGGGCCGGTCAGGCCCTGCTCCGCGCGCCAGCCGTCGACGATGGCGGCCTGCAGGCCGAACATCTCGGCGCGCTCGTCCGCCTCCTCGTGGTCATAGCCGAGGAGGTGGAGGACGCCGTGGACGGTGAGCAGGTGCAGCTCCTCGTCCATGGAGTGCCCGGTCGGCGCCTCCTCCCCCTGCTTCTTGGCCACTTCGGGGCAGAGCACGATGTCCCCGAGGAGGCCCTGCGGGGGCTCCTCGTCGTCCTTGGCCGGCGGGCGCAGCTCGTCCATCGGGAAGGACATGACATCTGTCGGCCCCGGCAGGTCCATCCACTGGATGTGCAGCTGCTCCATGGCGTCGGCGTCGACGACGATCACCGAGAGCTCGGAGAGCGGGTGGATACGCATCCGGGCCAGCGCGTAGCGGGCGACGTCGAGCACAGCCCGCTCGTCGATATCGATACCGGACTCGTTGTTGACGTCGATCGCCATGGGGGTTCGTGGTTACTTTCCGTTGCGGCTGTCGTACTGGTCGTATGCGTCGACGATACGGCCGACCAGCTTGTGACGGACCACGTCGGTGCTGGTGAGCATGGAGAAGTGAACGTCCTCGACGCCGTCCAGGATCTCCCGCACCTGGCGCAGACCGCTCTTGGTCCCGCCGGGGAGGTCGATCTGGGTGATGTCGCCCGTGATCACTATCTTGGAGTCGAAGCCGAGCCGGGTGAGGAACATCTTCATCTGCTCGGGGTTCGTGTTCTGGGCCTCGTCGAGGATGATGAACGCGTCATTGAGCGTCCGGCCGCGCATATACGCCAGCGGCGCGACCTCGATCGTGCCCGCGGCCATCAGGCGCGGGATGGAGTCGGGGTCGAGCATGTCGTGCAGCGCGTCGTAGAGCGGGCGCAGATACGGGTCGATCTTCTCGTAGAGGGTGCCGGGCAGGAAGCCGAGCCGCTCCCCCGCCTCGACCGCCGGCCGGGTGAGGATGATCCGGGTGACCTGCTTGGACTGCAGCGCCTGGACCGCCTTGGCCATGGCCAGATAGGTCTTGCCGGTGCCCGCGGGGCCGATGCCGAAGACGACCGTGTGCTTGTCGATGGCGTCGACATAGCGCTTCTGGTTGAGCGTCTTGGGACGGATGGTGCGACCGCGGTTGGAGAGGATGTTCTGGGTGAGCACCTCGGCAGGCGTCTCCTGCCCTCCGCCCTCTCCATTTTCGGCCGCGCGCAACATGGAGATCGAGCGCTCCACCGCATCCTCCGTCATCGGTTGACCGGTGCGGAGCACCAGCATCATCTCATCGAACAGACGCTGGACCAGGGCGACTTCCTTCGGATCCCCGGTGGCGCTGACTTGGTTGCCCCGTACGTGAATATCGGTCGCCGGGAACGCCTTCTCGATCACACGCAGCAGCGCGTCACCCGATCCCAGGACCATGACCATGGGGTGCTTGTTCGGGACCGTGAACTGCGCATGCGCCTGCGGTGCTGTGGTTGGTTGCGTCATGGGCCGGCTCTCTGGCCTGCTTCTACCTCCTGGCACAAGGGTTCTCGCCGCTCGACAACCTTGGCTACAAGGGTACGACGGAGCACCGACAAGACCCGAGCGCTTTTACTCCTCATCCACTCATCACCTCACTCACCTGGGGCTCCCGCGCCCCGGCCGTCCCAGGGTCCGGGGCGTCGGCCGGGGCCTCGGCGCTACGCCTGGCGGAAACCGATCGTCGGAACGGCCCGGCGCAGCGGCCAGGGGCGGGCGGCGGCCGGGAGCAGCCGGTCGAGGAAGGCATAGCGGCGCAGCGCGCGGCCGGGCTGGTCGTCGTAGGAGCGGGCGTGCTGCCACCAGGCGGCGATCTCGACCCAGCCGGGCGCGGACAGCGAGCCGCCGAACTCCTGCACCGACAGCGCGGCGGTCAGCCCGGCGAAGGCCAGCCGGTCGCCGAGCGGCCAGTCGGCGAGCGTGCCGGTGACGAAACCGGCGACGAACACGTCCCCGGCGCCGGTCGGGTCCAGGGCCTCCACGGAGATCGCGGGCACCTCCGCGGTCTCGCCGGTGCGGCCGTCGACCGCGTACGCCCCCTCGGAGCCGAGCGTGACGACGGCGAGCGGGACCAGGTCGGCGAGGGCCCGGGCGGCGGCGCGCGGGCAATCGGTGCGGGTGTAGCGCATCGCCTCCTCGGCATTGGGCAGGAACGCCTCGCAGTGCTCCAGCTCGGCGAGGTCGGCCGGATCCCAGCGGCCGGTGTCGTCCCAGCCGACGTCCGCGAAGACCCTGCTGCCGCGGCGGGCGGCCTCGGCGACCCACTCCTGGCCGTGGCCGGGCACCAGGGAGGCCACGGCGGCGCGGGCCGGGGGCGGGGAGCTGGGGGCGGGCTCCTCGGGCGGCGGGGCCTCATGGCCGTGGGAGACCATGGTCCGCTCGCCCTCGTAGGCCATCGAGACGGTCACCGGGGAGTGCCAGCCGGGGATCGTGCGGGAGAGCGAGAGATCGATGCCCTCGCCGCGGTCCAGGGCGTCCTGGCAGTAGTCCCCGTAGTGGTCGTCGCCGAAGGCGGCGGCGAGCGAGGTGCGCAGGCCGAGCCGGGCCAGGGCGGTGGCCATATTGGCGACGCCGCCGGGGCTCGAGCCCATGCCGCGGGCCCAGGATTCGGTGCCGCGGACGGGGGCGGTGTCCAGACCGGTGAAGATGATGTCGAGGAAGACGGTGCCGGTGAGATAGACGTCGCACGCCGGGTCACCGGGCCGGCGAACGGCCTCGAGCGGGTCGAGCAGGGGGTAACCCGCTGTGAGCTTGTCGCCGTTGTGTGTCGTCACCGCGCTCTCCCAGGTCTGACCGGTCCGCCTCCATCGTCGGATGCGGGTGCGGACAGTGTGCACGATGGCACGGACATCGGGCCGGGGACCGGCAAGCGTCACCCCCTCGGGGCGTCCGCCATCCCCACCGGTCCGCAGGACCCCGTCGCGGCGCGGGCCTGTATCGTCCCCGCGGCCCGGGCGGCCCCGTCCCGGCGCGGCATGCGCCGTCCCCGGGGCCCTACGCCCTCGCCCTGGCGCCCTCAGCGCCGTTTGGGCAGCGCCACCGTCATCAGGTCCTCGGCGACCGTGAGCTCCCCCTCGAACCCGGCGGCCCGCGCCTGACGCTCGAAGTCGGACGGATCGCCGTAGCGCTGCGAGAAGTGCGTCAGCACCAGATGCCGCGCCCCCGCCCCGGCCGCGACCCGGGCCGCCTGCCCGGCGGTCAGATGCCCGTACTCGACGGCCAGCGCCTCCTCCTCGTCCAGGAAGGTCGACTCGATGACCAGCAGATCGCACCCCTGCGCCAGCGCGGAGACGCCGTCGCACAGCCGGGTGTCCATGATGAACGCGAAGCGCTGCCCCCGGCGCACCTCGCTGACCTCTTCGAGCGTGACCGTACGCCCCTCGATCTCCAGCGCCCGATCCCGCTGCAGTCGGCCGATGTCCGGGCCGCGGACGCCGAACGCGGCGAGCCGCTCGGGCAGCATCCTGCGGCCGTCCGGTTCGATCAGGCGATAGCCGTACGACTCGACGGGGTGCGAGAGCCGGGCCGCCTCCAGTGTGTACGCGGGGGTGCGGGCCAGCACCGCGCCGTCACCGTCGACCGGCTCCTCGGTCAGCGCCACCGTCTCGCGGTAGGCGGTCGCGTACCGCAGCCGCTCGAAGAACCGCTGTCCGCTCGCCGGGTAGTGGGCGGTCACCCGGTGCGGCACCCGGTCGAGGTTGATCCGCTGGATCACCCCGGCCAGGCCCAGGGAGTGATCCCCGTGGAAATGCGTGACGCAGATCCGGTCGATGTCATGGGCGGCGACCCCGGCCCGCAGCATCTGGCGCTGGGTGCCCTCACCGGGGTCGAACAGCAGGCCCTCGCCGTCCCAGCGCAGCAGATAGCCATTGTGGTTGCGGTGCCGGGTCGGCACCTGGCTGGCGGTGCCGAGGACGATCAGTTCCCGTGCGGACAAGGGTTATCCGGGGGGCCAGTTGAGCCCGCGGCCGCCCAGGACGTGGGCGTGGGCGTGGAAGACGGTCTGACCGGCGCCGGAACCGGTGTTGAACACCACGCGGTAGCCCGTCTCGACGAGCTTCTCATCGGCGGCGACCGTGCCCGCCTCGCGCAGCACATCCGCGGCGGCCTGCGGTTCGGCCGCGGCGAGGGAGGCCGCGTCCGGGTAGTGCACCTTGGGGATCACCAGGATGTGCGTGGGTGCCTGGGGGTTTATGTCGCGGAAGGCGACGGTGGTGTCCGTCTCGCGCACGACGGTGGCCGGCACCTCCCCCGAGACAATCTTGCAGAACAGGCAGTCGGCCTGCGGTTCTCCCGCCACCGGTGGCTCCTTACGGATCGTCGGCACATACGGTCCGGATGGTACCGGGAGCCCCTGCCGACGGGAGAGATCGCGGCCTATTCGCCCTGACTACCGCCCTCGGTACCACCCTTACCGGCGCTGTCCCCGGTACCGGACTGACCGGCGCCGCCTGCGGTCGTCGGGTGGTCCCAGGGGTGGCTGCGGGCCGGCTGGGGGCGGTCCGTGGTCGGGCGGTCCCACGGGTGGCTGCGGGTCGGCCGGGGGGCCTCGGTGGTCCGGTGGTCCCAGGGGTGGCTGCGGGTCGGCTGGGGGCTCTTCGTGCTCGGGCGGTCCCACGAGTGACTGAAGGTCGGCCGGGGGCTGTCGGTGTCCGGGCCACCGCCCTGGCACTCCCCGATCACCTGCGCCTCGAAGACCTTCCGGCCGTCCACCTCGCCGGTCACATCGCCCCGGACGCAGTGATCCGCCCGTACGTAGGTCACCCGGCCTTTGATCCTGATGTCCTTGTCGTTGTCGGTCCTGCCGTGGCAGTCCACCCGCGCGTCGGTCTCCCCGGACCGCTCGCTCCGCGAGGGCGAAGCACCGGCCGTATGGCCGTTCTTGAACTCGGCGTTGCAGCTCATCCAGCGGACGCCGACGCCGCCCCGCTCCAGCGCCTCCGTGACGACCTGGTCCGTGGTGATCGCGACCGTCACGGAGCTGATGCCGCCGCCCGTCGGCTCACACGCCGTCACCGCGACCGCCGCGCCGACCGCCGCGACGGACAAGAGCGTCCGTCCCCGCCTTGCCTGACTCAATACCCCCATAGGGGATAGGTTCCCATCGGCCGGCGCCTATCGGAAGGCCGTCCTCGGCCAGGTACGGGCGCACAGAAGCGCGAAGAGACCCCAGAGGGGCCCGCTCATCCCAGAGGGGCCTCTCTCATCCCCAGCGGCCGGTGCGGCCGAGCAGCAGCGCGGCGGCCGCCGTTCCGGCCGTGGAGGTGCGCAGCACGCTCGGGCCCAGCCGGTACGGCCGCGCGCCCGCCTCCGCGAAGGCCGCCAACTCCTCGGCGGAAACGCCCCCTTCGGGCCCGACGACCAGCACGATCTCGCCACTCGCGGGCAGTTGTGCCGTCGCGAGCGGTTCGCCGCCCTCCTCGTGGAGCACGGCCGCGAACGCGGCTTCGGCGAGAAGCCGGGCAACCTGCTTGGTCGTCATCGCGTCCGGGACCTCGGGGAAGGTCAGCCGACGGGATTGCTTGCCCGCCTCGCGCGCGGTCGCCCGCCACTTGCCGAGCGCCTTGAGGCCGCGCTCGCCCTTCCACTGGGTGATGCAGCGGGACGCCGACCACGGAACGACGGCGTCCACACCGGTCTCCGTCATGGTCTCCACCGCCAGCTCGCCCCGGTCACCCTTGGGCAGCGCCTGGACGACGGTGATCCTCGGGTCCGGGGCCGCCTCCTGGTGCACCTCGTCCACCGCGATCTGCAGCCGGTCCTTGCCCTCGACGGCCGCCACGGTGCCCTGGACGCCCGTACCGTGACCGTCCGTCAGCACCACGGGCTCACCGACGCGCAGCCGCCTTACGGACACCGCGTGGCGCCCCTCCGGGCCCTCCAGCCAGACCCGGGCCCCCGCGACCGCACCCGCCAGTGAGTCGGCCACGAACACCGGGGCGGTCACGACACCGCACCCCGCTGGGACTGAAGACCCAACTCGGCCCGCGCGGCGTCGAGTTCCGCCGCGAGCGTCTCCACCAGCCGCGCGGCGGGCAGCTCACGCGCCAGCCGGTGCCCCTGCCCGGCCCACAGCGCCATCCCCTGCGGATCGCCCGCCTTGGCGGCCGCCTTACGGAGGCCGGACGTCATGTGGTGCAGCTGGGGGTAGGCGGCGGGCGCGTGCGGGCCGTGCTCGCGCATGAAGCGGTTGACCAGGCCCCGGGCCGGGCGGCCGGAGAAGGCGCGGGTCAGCTCGGTCCGGCCGAACAGCGGATCCGTCATCGCCTGCTTGTGCAGGGCGTTCGCCCCGGACTCGGGGCACACCAGGAACGCGGTCCCCATCTGGGCCGCGACCGCGCCCGAGGCCAGCGCCGCGGCGATCTGCGAACCGCGCATTATCCCGCCCGCCGCGATGATCGGGATCTGGACGTACTCACGGACCAGCGTGATCAGCGACAGCAGACCGAGCCCGGCGCCCATCCCATCGACGGCCGGGTCATTGCTGTACGTGCCCTGGTGGCCGCCGGCCTCCACGCCCTGCACACAGACGGCGTCGGCGCCCGCCCACTGGGCGGTCTGCGCCTCGACGGGCGAGGTCACGGTCACGATCGTGCGGGTGCCGGCCTTGGCGAAGGCGTCGAGGACCTCGCGAGTCGGGCAGCCGAAGGTGAACGAGACGACCGGAACCGGGTTGTCGAGGAGTACGGCGAGCTTGGCGTCGTACGCGTCGTCCGAGCCCGCGTTCGGGTCGCCCAGCGGAGTCTCGTACCAGGCCGCCTCGCCCGTGAGCCGCGCCCGGTAGGCCCCGACGCCGGCCGTGTCGGCGTTGGACGGCTGCGGCATGAACAGATTGACACCGAAGTGCCGGCCGGTCAGCCCTCGCAGCTGTTTGATCTCCTCATACATCGCTTCCGGCGTCTTGTAGCCGGCAGCGAGGAAACCGAGGCCACCGGCCTCGGAGACAGTGGCGGCGAGCTGCGGGCAGGAGGCTCCACCCGCCATCGGCGCCTGCACGATCGGGTACCGGTAAAGATCGGTCAGCGCGGAGGACATGGCCACATCGTGCCATGCCCTCCACACGGACCCACCACCGGATCAGCGGCGCCCTTACGGGCCGTATCGCGGCCCGGAAGCGCCTACCGTCCGTTGAACGCATCCTTCAAACGCGAGAACAGCCCTTGCTGCCCCGGCTTGAATTCGCCGATCGGGCGCTCCTCGCCACGCAGCTTCGACAGCCGCCGCAGCAGCTCCTCCTGCTCCGGGTCGAGCTTGGTCGGGGTGGTCACCTCGACATGCACGATCAGATCGCCCCGGCCGCCGCCCCGCAGATGGGTGACGCCGCGCTGGTGCAGCGGGATCGACTGGCCGGACTGGGTGCCGGGCCGGATGTCGACCTCCTCCATGCCGTCCAGCGTCTCCAGCGGCACCTTGGTGCCCAGCGACGCCGCCGTCATCGGGATGGTCACCGTGCAGTGCATATCGTCACCGCGCCGCTGGAAGACCGGGTGCGGGACCTCGTGGATCTCCACATACAGGTCGCCCGCCGGGCCGCCGCCCGGTCCGACCTCGCCCTCACCGG is from Streptomyces hygroscopicus and encodes:
- a CDS encoding membrane protein → MSAQLVTATVLLVVVAWLAACAEAGLARTTRFRAEEAVRSGRRGSAKLMLVAEDPTRYLNVALLVRVACEVAAGAVVTFASLREFDETWKALTVAIGVMVLVSYVAVGVSPRTIGAQHPLNTATVAAYVLIPLARVMGPIPPLLILLGNALTPGKGFRKGPFASEAELRALVDLAEQESLIEDEERRMVHSVFELGDTLVREVMVPRTDLVVIERFKTIRQALTLALRSGFSRIPVTGENEDDIVGVVYLKDLVRKTHINREAEAELVSTAMRPATFVPDTKNAGDLLREMQQERNHVAVVIDEYGGTAGIVTIEDILEEIVGEITDEYDRELPPIEDLGDGAHRVTARLALGDLGELYGTDLEDEDVETVGGLLAKALGRVPIAGATAEVDVPEGGIDPALKALRLTAESPAGRRNRIVTVLVEPVRETAAAEPE
- a CDS encoding 16S rRNA maturation RNase YbeY, which codes for MAIDVNNESGIDIDERAVLDVARYALARMRIHPLSELSVIVVDADAMEQLHIQWMDLPGPTDVMSFPMDELRPPAKDDEEPPQGLLGDIVLCPEVAKKQGEEAPTGHSMDEELHLLTVHGVLHLLGYDHEEADERAEMFGLQAAIVDGWRAEQGLTGPSPAPTVR
- a CDS encoding phosphate starvation protein PhoH codes for the protein MTQPTTAPQAHAQFTVPNKHPMVMVLGSGDALLRVIEKAFPATDIHVRGNQVSATGDPKEVALVQRLFDEMMLVLRTGQPMTEDAVERSISMLRAAENGEGGGQETPAEVLTQNILSNRGRTIRPKTLNQKRYVDAIDKHTVVFGIGPAGTGKTYLAMAKAVQALQSKQVTRIILTRPAVEAGERLGFLPGTLYEKIDPYLRPLYDALHDMLDPDSIPRLMAAGTIEVAPLAYMRGRTLNDAFIILDEAQNTNPEQMKMFLTRLGFDSKIVITGDITQIDLPGGTKSGLRQVREILDGVEDVHFSMLTSTDVVRHKLVGRIVDAYDQYDSRNGK
- a CDS encoding sugar kinase — translated: MTTHNGDKLTAGYPLLDPLEAVRRPGDPACDVYLTGTVFLDIIFTGLDTAPVRGTESWARGMGSSPGGVANMATALARLGLRTSLAAAFGDDHYGDYCQDALDRGEGIDLSLSRTIPGWHSPVTVSMAYEGERTMVSHGHEAPPPEEPAPSSPPPARAAVASLVPGHGQEWVAEAARRGSRVFADVGWDDTGRWDPADLAELEHCEAFLPNAEEAMRYTRTDCPRAAARALADLVPLAVVTLGSEGAYAVDGRTGETAEVPAISVEALDPTGAGDVFVAGFVTGTLADWPLGDRLAFAGLTAALSVQEFGGSLSAPGWVEIAAWWQHARSYDDQPGRALRRYAFLDRLLPAAARPWPLRRAVPTIGFRQA
- a CDS encoding ribonuclease Z codes for the protein MSARELIVLGTASQVPTRHRNHNGYLLRWDGEGLLFDPGEGTQRQMLRAGVAAHDIDRICVTHFHGDHSLGLAGVIQRINLDRVPHRVTAHYPASGQRFFERLRYATAYRETVALTEEPVDGDGAVLARTPAYTLEAARLSHPVESYGYRLIEPDGRRMLPERLAAFGVRGPDIGRLQRDRALEIEGRTVTLEEVSEVRRGQRFAFIMDTRLCDGVSALAQGCDLLVIESTFLDEEEALAVEYGHLTAGQAARVAAGAGARHLVLTHFSQRYGDPSDFERQARAAGFEGELTVAEDLMTVALPKRR
- a CDS encoding histidine triad (HIT) protein — encoded protein: MAGEPQADCLFCKIVSGEVPATVVRETDTTVAFRDINPQAPTHILVIPKVHYPDAASLAAAEPQAAADVLREAGTVAADEKLVETGYRVVFNTGSGAGQTVFHAHAHVLGGRGLNWPPG
- a CDS encoding 16S rRNA methyltransferase, yielding MTAPVFVADSLAGAVAGARVWLEGPEGRHAVSVRRLRVGEPVVLTDGHGTGVQGTVAAVEGKDRLQIAVDEVHQEAAPDPRITVVQALPKGDRGELAVETMTETGVDAVVPWSASRCITQWKGERGLKALGKWRATAREAGKQSRRLTFPEVPDAMTTKQVARLLAEAAFAAVLHEEGGEPLATAQLPASGEIVLVVGPEGGVSAEELAAFAEAGARPYRLGPSVLRTSTAGTAAAALLLGRTGRWG
- a CDS encoding 2-nitropropane dioxygenase; translation: MAMSSALTDLYRYPIVQAPMAGGASCPQLAATVSEAGGLGFLAAGYKTPEAMYEEIKQLRGLTGRHFGVNLFMPQPSNADTAGVGAYRARLTGEAAWYETPLGDPNAGSDDAYDAKLAVLLDNPVPVVSFTFGCPTREVLDAFAKAGTRTIVTVTSPVEAQTAQWAGADAVCVQGVEAGGHQGTYSNDPAVDGMGAGLGLLSLITLVREYVQIPIIAAGGIMRGSQIAAALASGAVAAQMGTAFLVCPESGANALHKQAMTDPLFGRTELTRAFSGRPARGLVNRFMREHGPHAPAAYPQLHHMTSGLRKAAAKAGDPQGMALWAGQGHRLARELPAARLVETLAAELDAARAELGLQSQRGAVS